TCCCCCTGGAGGGATGACCATGCAGACCATTCGCGTGTTGATAGCGGACGATCACGGCATCGTCCGGGCGGGCATCCGATCGCTGCTGGAGTCGTGTGAGGATATCGAGGTGGTAGGCGAGGCCGCCGACGGCTGGGAGGCGGTGGAGCAGGCCGTCCGTCTCCGTCCCGACGTGGTGCTTATGGACATCGCCATGCCGAGGCTGCGAGGTGTAGAGGCCACCTACGAGATCCACCAGCGGCTGCCTCAGGTCCGGGTGCTGGCGCTCACGGTACACGATCGCGAGGAGTATTTCTTCGCCATGCTCAAGGCAGGGGGTTCCGGATACGTCCTCAAGGAGGGGGAGCCGGAGGAGCTGCTCGCGGCTATCCGGGCGGCGTATCGAGGGGACGCCTACCTCTCCCCAACGGTCACCCGGGCCATCCTGGATGATTATCTGGAGCGCCGGGGGGAGCAACAGCCCAGCGATTACGACCGGCTGACCCTGCGACAGAAAGAGGTGCTGCAGCTGGTGGTGGAGGGGAAGAGCACCCGGGAGATCGCCGAGATGCTCTGCCTCAGCGTGAAGACGGTGGAAAAGCATCGCTCGAACATCATGAAAAAGCTTGGCCTGCAGAGCTGGCGCGAGCTCATGAGATACGCCGTGCGCAAGGGGCTCATCAAGCTGGAGCCGGACGAGGCGTAGGATCCGACGGGCGCTCACGGGACGGGACGCGCTCCCGCGCATATCCCAAGTTCGGCCCTTCGGATAGTAGAAGACGAGAGCAGGAGACAGATAGGGCACGCTTTCACGCGTGCCCTATCTTCATTCCGAGGAGGAGCGGCCTGTAAGGTACGGTGAATATCTGGCTTATGTGAGCAGTGGATCAAATGGGGGTGTTCGGTAGCCCGAATGGGGGGCCGTCCCCCATGGGGCATGGGGGGCATCCCCCATGCTAATCTCACACTGATCTTGTAGAGTATTGGAAAGAGTTGATATCTCATGTCTTGCAACCTTAGGAGGGAACGATCATGGCAGACCCAAAGATGGGAAAGAAGTCGCGAAGTGGTCGAGAAGGCTTGTCACGAAGGGAGTTTCTGGCAGGAGCGGTCATCGGGGCTGGGGCTATGGGCCTGTTCTCATGCGCACAGGGCCAACTGATGGTTCCTGCATCGGGGCCGGTGGCGACAGAGGGGACTCCCTGCCCCGAGGCGAAGACGGAAGTCAAAGAAGTCGAGGTGGTGAAAGAGGTCGTCAAAGAGGTCCCCGAATGGCCTTGGCCGTATGTGAAGCTGGACCCGGAGATGATCCGGAAAAAGGGTCATCTGGGATACTATAAGGCGCACTGCTGCTATGGGGCTTTCTGGGCGATCGTCGACTCGCTGAGAGAGGAGATCGGATTCCCGTTTGACCAGATCCCCGCCGAGATGATGATCTACGGCGCCGGCGGCGCGGCGGGATGGGGGACCCTGTGCGGGGCGCTCAACGGAGCCTTCGCCGCCATTAACCTGGTCACCGATGAGGGAACCTGTAAGAAGATCGTTCACGAGCTGATGGGATGGTACACCGAGACCCCCCTGCCGACGGAGATCAGCAATCAGTACGCCAGCGAGCACGCCTTCCTGGTCGACAAGTACAAATCGGACGAGCTGCTGGCTCAAAGCGTGGCCGGATCCCCGCTGTGCCATGTCTCCGTCACCAAGTGGTGCCAGGCATCGGGCTATCCCTCGGGATCCCCGGAGCGAAGTGAGCGCTGCGGCCGGCTGACCGGTGATGTGGCGGCGCGGGCCGTGGAGCTGCTGAACCAGTACGCGGACAACGCGTTCGAGCCGGCTTACGAGATGCCGGTTGGCGCGACCGTCTGCAGAAGCTGCCACTTTAAGGGCAAGGAGTTCGAGAAGGGGCAGTTCACGCGAGGCAAGATGGACTGCCTGCAATGCCATGAGCCGCACGGGAAACCGGGAGAGTAAGCAGGGCGGCAGTGAGTCGGTAGTCTCCCTCATGGGTGTTGCCGGGGCAGAGGCGATTCATGAATCGCCCCTGCCCGCAGGTAGGCGGCGACAGATAAAACTCCCCATCTGGGAAAAGGCCCCCAGGAGGTGTCATTCATGCAGCGCTGCTCACAAAATGGCCTCCTGTGGGCTCACCAACACGGGACAGGGAGACCACCAGCGAATCCGTCCCCTGTAAGTCGCCCGCCAGGGCGTATCCATAAGGTATGCGAAACGGCT
This DNA window, taken from Chloroflexota bacterium, encodes the following:
- a CDS encoding response regulator transcription factor encodes the protein MQTIRVLIADDHGIVRAGIRSLLESCEDIEVVGEAADGWEAVEQAVRLRPDVVLMDIAMPRLRGVEATYEIHQRLPQVRVLALTVHDREEYFFAMLKAGGSGYVLKEGEPEELLAAIRAAYRGDAYLSPTVTRAILDDYLERRGEQQPSDYDRLTLRQKEVLQLVVEGKSTREIAEMLCLSVKTVEKHRSNIMKKLGLQSWRELMRYAVRKGLIKLEPDEA
- a CDS encoding C_GCAxxG_C_C family protein, giving the protein MKEVVKEVPEWPWPYVKLDPEMIRKKGHLGYYKAHCCYGAFWAIVDSLREEIGFPFDQIPAEMMIYGAGGAAGWGTLCGALNGAFAAINLVTDEGTCKKIVHELMGWYTETPLPTEISNQYASEHAFLVDKYKSDELLAQSVAGSPLCHVSVTKWCQASGYPSGSPERSERCGRLTGDVAARAVELLNQYADNAFEPAYEMPVGATVCRSCHFKGKEFEKGQFTRGKMDCLQCHEPHGKPGE